In Paenibacillus sp. BIC5C1, a genomic segment contains:
- a CDS encoding ABC transporter permease: protein MKTQPQVGKGAHLADGRDIPDISARKRKSVLYNLGKFKVLYLMFLPGILFLLVNNYMPMFGVLIAFKNVNYADGIWGSPWSGWDNFKYLFSTSDAWEITRNTLAYNTVFIALNLFVGVGLAILLNEVKNKAMSKLYQSLMLLPYFLSMIVVSYLVLAFLGKDSGFMNSTILQLFGGQPIDWYSEPKYWPYILPLVNTWKNIGYYAVIYLAAVVGIDEEYYEAAVLDGASKWHQIRFITVPFLVPLIVIMTLLQIGRIFYADFSLFYQVPLESGALFPVTNVLDTYVYRTFLIGGDIGMSSAAGLYQAVVGFVLVLVSNTIVRRMDKDNALF from the coding sequence ATGAAGACACAACCCCAGGTGGGTAAGGGAGCACATCTAGCGGATGGAAGGGACATACCGGATATATCAGCTCGAAAACGAAAGTCTGTCCTGTACAATCTAGGGAAATTCAAGGTTTTGTATCTCATGTTTCTGCCAGGCATTTTGTTTCTGCTGGTAAACAACTACATGCCGATGTTCGGCGTTCTGATTGCATTCAAAAATGTAAACTATGCCGACGGTATTTGGGGCAGTCCCTGGAGCGGCTGGGATAATTTCAAGTATTTATTCTCCACCAGCGATGCTTGGGAGATCACACGTAATACGCTCGCATATAACACCGTATTTATTGCGCTGAATTTATTTGTAGGTGTAGGACTTGCGATATTGTTGAATGAAGTGAAAAACAAGGCAATGTCCAAATTGTATCAGTCACTCATGCTGCTTCCGTATTTTCTGTCGATGATCGTAGTCAGCTATCTGGTGCTCGCGTTTCTCGGCAAGGATTCGGGTTTCATGAACTCGACGATTCTTCAGCTCTTTGGCGGACAACCAATTGATTGGTATTCAGAGCCCAAGTATTGGCCGTACATTTTGCCGCTGGTGAATACATGGAAAAATATCGGTTATTATGCCGTCATTTATCTGGCAGCGGTGGTAGGTATCGATGAGGAGTACTATGAAGCAGCTGTGCTGGATGGCGCGAGCAAGTGGCATCAGATTCGCTTCATTACCGTTCCGTTTCTCGTACCGCTAATCGTGATTATGACTTTGCTGCAGATCGGTCGTATTTTCTACGCGGATTTCAGTCTGTTCTACCAGGTTCCGCTGGAATCGGGCGCATTGTTCCCGGTCACGAACGTTCTGGATACGTATGTGTACCGAACCTTCCTTATTGGGGGCGATATCGGGATGTCCTCGGCAGCCGGGCTGTATCAGGCTGTGGTCGGATTTGTACTTGTACTCGTATCCAATACCATCGTAAGGAGAATGGACAAAGATAATGCATTATTTTGA
- a CDS encoding carbohydrate ABC transporter permease encodes MKSRDPLAVSRRSASIIHAMFIFYAIACIVPILLVFAISFSDETTVIANGYKLIPEKFSLTAYEFLFKDMDQIIHSYGISIIVTVIGTITSVALTALYAYPLSRRDLPYRGWFAFFIFFTMLFNGGLVPWYLVYVNVLDLKNSILALIMPLLLSPFFVLVMRTFFANSIPVSILESARIDGAGELRTFTRIVLPLSLPVMATVALFSTLNYWNDWYLSMIFISDNRTISLQYLMYRTLLDIQYLTSNSNVSSQISSQGGLLNLPNKTLQMAMAVVGIGPIVLAYPFFQRYFIKGLTVGAVKG; translated from the coding sequence GTGAAATCACGTGATCCATTAGCCGTGTCGCGGCGTTCCGCGTCTATCATACACGCTATGTTTATATTCTATGCCATTGCCTGCATCGTGCCGATCCTGCTTGTCTTCGCGATCTCCTTCTCGGACGAAACGACGGTTATTGCGAATGGGTATAAGCTGATTCCGGAGAAGTTTAGCCTGACTGCCTATGAGTTTCTGTTCAAGGACATGGATCAGATCATCCATTCCTATGGCATTTCAATTATCGTAACCGTGATAGGTACAATAACGAGTGTAGCACTGACGGCATTGTACGCGTACCCGCTTTCCCGAAGAGATTTGCCGTATCGAGGTTGGTTCGCCTTTTTCATCTTTTTCACCATGCTGTTCAATGGCGGTCTGGTCCCTTGGTACCTCGTCTATGTCAACGTACTGGATTTGAAAAACTCGATTCTGGCACTAATCATGCCGCTGCTGTTGTCACCGTTCTTCGTGCTGGTCATGCGTACATTCTTCGCTAACTCCATTCCGGTATCGATTCTTGAATCGGCACGGATTGATGGAGCGGGTGAATTGAGAACGTTTACACGTATCGTGCTTCCGCTCTCCCTTCCGGTGATGGCGACCGTTGCGCTGTTCAGCACATTGAATTACTGGAACGATTGGTATCTCAGCATGATTTTTATATCTGATAACCGGACGATCAGTCTTCAGTACCTTATGTACCGGACGCTGCTCGATATTCAATATTTAACATCCAACTCCAATGTCTCTTCACAGATTTCGTCACAGGGCGGATTGTTGAATCTGCCGAATAAAACACTGCAAATGGCGATGGCTGTTGTCGGTATTGGTCCAATCGTACTGGCATATCCATTCTTCCAGCGGTATTTCATCAAAGGCCTAACAGTAGGTGCAGTGAAGGGGTAA
- a CDS encoding ABC transporter substrate-binding protein: MIRTFKVWPRFAAAVMALSLVLAGCSSDKGGTTTPEAQGGGATESGGKPYEVTLYYPGTPQKDVALVEAEINKKMEPKIGATLKINAIDWGQWDNKLNLMISSGEKSDIIFTAAWQNYTVNVAKGAFLPLNDLLDKYGQDIKKNLDPAFLEGSQVDGVNYGVPTNKELAATRGVLVRKDLADKYKLDLTAVKTWADLEPLLKTIKENEPGVTPFYMSNTNGNGLLENLDWDYLGDASVPGVISKTAGTTTVLNEVETPEFKEAAELARKWYQAGYINSDAATSNVFPKDQAKAGKAFLWTDGMKPGKDKEEEGYVGYPLTQIEMTQPTITTGDASGAMLAISRSSEQPEKAMQVINLLHSDKEINNLLNFGIEGTHYVKKDGQDNIITLPEGVDANSRTYNPGAQWQLGNQFLNYLWDNEDPQKWEKFKEFNAKGVKSPALGFTFNSQSVKNEIAAVNNVNKQFKPGMTSGAVDPNEMIPKYLEKLKAAGIDKIIAAKQEQLDAFLSKK; the protein is encoded by the coding sequence TTGATTAGAACGTTTAAGGTATGGCCGCGTTTCGCGGCAGCAGTTATGGCGCTGAGCCTGGTGCTGGCAGGTTGCTCGTCAGACAAAGGCGGTACAACAACACCGGAAGCACAGGGTGGCGGTGCAACGGAGAGTGGCGGCAAGCCCTATGAAGTGACGTTGTATTATCCAGGGACACCACAGAAAGATGTAGCTCTGGTCGAAGCCGAGATCAACAAAAAGATGGAGCCAAAGATCGGGGCAACACTCAAAATCAATGCGATCGACTGGGGTCAGTGGGATAACAAGCTGAATCTTATGATCTCTTCCGGCGAAAAATCAGACATTATTTTCACGGCGGCTTGGCAGAATTATACGGTCAATGTAGCGAAAGGTGCTTTCTTGCCACTCAATGATCTGCTTGACAAGTACGGGCAGGATATCAAGAAAAATCTCGATCCGGCCTTTCTGGAAGGTTCTCAGGTGGATGGGGTGAACTATGGCGTTCCTACCAACAAGGAATTGGCGGCGACGCGTGGTGTGCTGGTACGTAAAGATTTGGCTGACAAATACAAGCTTGATCTGACCGCAGTAAAAACGTGGGCTGACCTGGAGCCGCTGCTCAAAACGATCAAGGAAAACGAGCCGGGTGTCACCCCGTTCTATATGTCCAACACCAATGGTAACGGCCTGCTGGAAAATCTGGACTGGGATTATCTTGGTGATGCATCCGTTCCAGGCGTCATCTCCAAAACAGCGGGTACAACGACGGTATTGAACGAAGTGGAGACCCCTGAATTCAAGGAAGCTGCTGAGCTTGCACGCAAGTGGTATCAGGCTGGATACATTAACAGTGATGCAGCGACTTCCAATGTGTTCCCAAAAGATCAGGCGAAGGCAGGCAAGGCTTTCCTATGGACCGATGGCATGAAGCCGGGCAAGGATAAGGAAGAAGAAGGGTATGTCGGTTATCCACTGACCCAGATTGAGATGACACAGCCTACGATTACAACCGGGGATGCTTCCGGTGCGATGCTGGCGATCTCCCGTTCCTCTGAGCAGCCGGAGAAGGCGATGCAAGTCATTAACCTTCTGCATTCCGACAAAGAAATCAACAACCTGCTCAACTTCGGTATTGAAGGCACGCATTATGTAAAAAAAGACGGACAGGACAACATTATTACCCTCCCGGAAGGGGTGGATGCGAACAGTCGCACATACAATCCAGGCGCACAATGGCAGCTGGGCAACCAGTTCCTGAACTATCTCTGGGATAATGAAGATCCGCAGAAATGGGAAAAGTTCAAGGAGTTTAATGCCAAAGGCGTTAAGTCACCTGCACTGGGCTTTACGTTCAATAGCCAATCCGTCAAAAACGAAATTGCTGCGGTCAACAACGTGAACAAACAGTTCAAACCGGGCATGACCTCGGGTGCAGTAGATCCGAATGAGATGATCCCGAAATATCTGGAGAAACTGAAAGCCGCAGGTATTGACAAAATCATTGCAGCCAAACAAGAACAGCTCGACGCATTCCTGTCCAAAAAGTAG
- a CDS encoding sensor histidine kinase produces MSYRTNLFSKMVILILIMLVPVVLLYWYSNHKTTAVLRDELNRSNSNQLEFFQNQVNTHIELLSSWPNLLIHDPDIASFRRIYADSKYFDLDTINLVKRIQNKLSIQESSSNWTTKLYLYSPTLGRVISERDAGYYDQQTLRGNISSGWNVRKTQEGEDDKFIFSWITVSPYGISDPAANAQTVIKLEFDSDNIRDMLDKFKDDGRHDPFYYREETGVIYNRTSDRALTGELMDNLAIDKLKDVDNRTVVIDGEPYMVNTVKSSTTGWYLVDYMPLSAILKPIHQSNILFYSAMICLLLMSFAVAYLLYVQVQVPVKQLIRGFQRLKQEDYSVRITPKGRNEFSFLSERFNSMVAQIQQLFEHVYLEQIHVREARLKQLQSQINPHFFYNCFSFITSMAKLKRVDAVVAMSHNLSRYYRYTTRQERDVVPLTEEIEFVTCYLEIQQMRMDRIRFKIELSEDILRQEVPPLIVQPLVENAVIHGIETDAEAGEIRVSGEQRNGMMILTVDDDGQGMGELDRHMLLHKLTGGMDQEMGCGLWNVNQRLQLRYGEQAGISITESPLGGLRVTLSWPAAEKSLLE; encoded by the coding sequence ATGTCATACCGGACGAATCTATTTTCCAAAATGGTCATTTTAATTCTAATTATGCTTGTTCCAGTCGTCCTGCTGTACTGGTATTCCAACCATAAAACGACAGCAGTTCTACGGGATGAGCTCAATCGCTCAAACAGCAACCAACTGGAGTTTTTTCAAAATCAAGTGAATACACACATCGAGTTGTTATCCTCATGGCCGAATCTGCTCATTCATGATCCCGATATTGCGAGCTTCCGTCGGATCTACGCCGACAGTAAATATTTCGATCTGGACACGATCAATCTGGTTAAACGTATTCAGAACAAGCTGAGTATTCAGGAAAGTTCATCCAACTGGACCACGAAACTGTACCTTTATTCGCCGACGCTGGGCAGGGTCATCTCTGAACGAGATGCCGGTTATTACGATCAGCAAACGCTGCGAGGCAACATTTCATCCGGATGGAATGTTCGAAAGACTCAGGAGGGGGAAGATGATAAATTCATCTTCAGCTGGATCACCGTATCTCCCTACGGCATTAGCGATCCCGCAGCCAATGCGCAGACTGTGATCAAGCTTGAATTCGACAGTGACAACATTCGAGATATGCTGGACAAATTTAAGGACGATGGTCGCCACGACCCCTTCTATTACCGGGAAGAGACAGGGGTAATCTATAACCGAACCTCAGATCGTGCCCTGACAGGTGAGCTGATGGATAATCTGGCTATTGATAAGCTTAAAGATGTCGATAACAGGACGGTAGTCATTGACGGTGAACCTTACATGGTTAATACGGTAAAGTCCAGCACGACTGGCTGGTATCTAGTTGATTACATGCCATTATCAGCTATTCTGAAGCCGATTCATCAGTCCAACATATTATTTTATTCGGCCATGATTTGTCTGCTATTAATGAGCTTTGCTGTTGCCTATCTGTTATATGTACAGGTCCAGGTCCCTGTCAAACAGTTGATTCGTGGATTCCAACGATTGAAGCAGGAGGATTATTCAGTCCGAATTACACCCAAAGGACGCAATGAATTCAGCTTTTTGTCCGAACGATTCAACTCCATGGTGGCGCAGATTCAGCAGTTGTTCGAACACGTGTATCTGGAACAGATTCATGTGCGTGAAGCCCGGCTGAAACAGCTGCAATCGCAGATTAATCCACACTTTTTCTATAATTGTTTCTCATTCATTACGAGCATGGCCAAACTGAAGCGTGTCGATGCTGTCGTTGCTATGTCGCATAATTTGTCCCGATATTATCGCTATACAACGAGGCAGGAACGTGACGTGGTGCCGCTCACAGAGGAAATTGAGTTCGTCACCTGTTATCTGGAGATTCAGCAGATGCGCATGGACCGAATACGTTTCAAAATTGAATTATCGGAAGACATCCTGAGGCAAGAGGTACCACCTCTCATCGTACAACCACTTGTAGAGAATGCGGTTATTCACGGAATTGAAACCGATGCCGAAGCTGGGGAAATACGGGTGTCGGGAGAACAGAGAAATGGCATGATGATTCTTACCGTCGATGATGACGGGCAAGGTATGGGTGAGCTGGACAGGCATATGCTGCTTCACAAACTCACAGGAGGTATGGATCAAGAGATGGGGTGTGGGTTGTGGAACGTCAATCAGCGTCTTCAGCTCAGGTATGGGGAACAGGCGGGAATTAGCATTACGGAATCACCGCTTGGTGGGTTGCGTGTTACCTTGTCTTGGCCTGCTGCCGAGAAATCTCTTCTTGAATAG
- a CDS encoding response regulator, protein MIDILLVDDETYVTESLELTIPWGELGVTTVLRAASGKEALRILEENAVDLVVTDIRMPGMSGLELVEEVSSRWAHIRCILLTGHSDFQYAKKAIQLQAADYILKPVNDEEFMASVSAAITSLRDDWDEFDKYHRLLYSRKSDYKILRENLMHDLLLGREITARALGEQLEKYEIVLQPDQPAVMMLIRLTGRFSAMDQQSLDLMEFAVGNIAEEVFGPHFNVWFGRGPHESLVMIIQNQGWTEPAQTNVDELKQPVGTFREHVIRYLQGDLSMVVTAPFQFADLTTAYRKGLGSLVLSGPEENTIIYMDTELSKRPENDAAQALEELYKPPVLPQLLETKQWEAAARKLNAVFDAAERVCLSREHVYEMYLSVTNAFMYIAHKQGHLVHEIDHAGFDLLLAHQLIQSPDKLRRWATEMLAKLQEELSDHEGVQSRRHVIKQVQEMVTRDAGQDLSVKMIADKVYLHPVYLSKIYKAETGEGLGDYMIRMRMERALYLLKNTNKKIYEITSELGYQNPQYFSKMFKKHYGMTPNEYRDQA, encoded by the coding sequence TTGATTGATATCTTATTGGTGGATGATGAAACGTATGTAACGGAAAGTCTGGAATTGACCATTCCCTGGGGCGAGCTCGGGGTGACGACAGTTTTGCGTGCGGCATCTGGCAAGGAAGCGTTGCGGATCTTAGAAGAGAATGCAGTGGATCTCGTGGTGACCGATATTCGAATGCCGGGCATGTCCGGGCTGGAGCTGGTTGAGGAGGTAAGCAGTCGATGGGCGCATATACGCTGTATCCTGCTGACCGGACACAGTGATTTTCAATATGCCAAAAAAGCTATCCAACTGCAGGCTGCAGATTATATTCTCAAGCCGGTGAACGATGAGGAATTCATGGCTTCGGTCTCTGCTGCCATCACGTCCCTTCGGGATGATTGGGATGAATTTGATAAATACCATCGCTTGTTATACAGCCGGAAGTCAGATTATAAAATTTTGCGGGAGAATCTGATGCATGATTTGTTATTGGGCCGCGAGATTACAGCACGAGCACTGGGTGAACAGCTTGAGAAGTATGAGATTGTGCTTCAGCCGGATCAACCGGCAGTTATGATGCTAATTCGCCTTACAGGCCGGTTCTCGGCAATGGATCAGCAATCACTGGATTTGATGGAGTTTGCGGTTGGTAATATTGCCGAAGAGGTGTTTGGTCCGCATTTCAACGTATGGTTTGGGCGAGGTCCCCATGAGAGTCTAGTCATGATTATACAGAATCAGGGCTGGACGGAGCCAGCTCAGACAAATGTGGATGAATTGAAGCAACCAGTTGGGACTTTCCGCGAGCATGTTATTCGATATCTGCAAGGCGATCTGTCCATGGTGGTGACAGCACCGTTTCAATTTGCCGATCTGACGACCGCTTATCGTAAAGGTTTAGGATCACTCGTTCTATCGGGTCCAGAGGAAAATACGATTATTTACATGGATACAGAACTGTCGAAACGACCGGAGAATGATGCGGCTCAAGCGCTTGAAGAGCTCTATAAGCCACCCGTACTGCCTCAATTGCTTGAAACCAAACAGTGGGAGGCAGCGGCACGTAAACTGAATGCCGTATTTGATGCAGCAGAACGTGTATGTCTCTCAAGAGAGCATGTATATGAGATGTATTTATCTGTAACGAATGCCTTTATGTATATCGCGCACAAGCAAGGACATCTCGTACATGAAATTGATCATGCGGGATTCGACCTGCTGCTCGCTCATCAGTTGATTCAATCACCTGACAAACTTCGCCGCTGGGCAACTGAGATGCTTGCCAAGCTGCAGGAGGAGTTATCGGATCACGAAGGAGTACAGAGCCGCAGACACGTCATCAAGCAGGTTCAGGAGATGGTAACGAGAGACGCAGGACAGGATCTGTCCGTGAAGATGATCGCAGACAAGGTGTATTTGCATCCCGTTTACTTGTCCAAGATCTACAAAGCCGAGACAGGTGAGGGGCTGGGCGATTATATGATTCGCATGCGGATGGAGCGTGCATTGTATTTGCTCAAAAACACCAACAAAAAGATATACGAGATTACGAGTGAGCTAGGGTACCAAAATCCGCAATATTTCAGCAAAATGTTCAAAAAGCATTACGGGATGACACCGAATGAATATCGGGATCAGGCATAA
- a CDS encoding sugar ABC transporter has protein sequence MIEGGTTLRAKSTKKRLLSLLATAVCLTGVLAGCTGGNSGGDSEASSAPAVENEYKEKYDPAVTITTAWGIDPELKFKNGESMENNVATKWAKDKFGIEIKSLWSVTDTNNAFATKLRLAMSSGQEMPDVVTVGDNLLAQDLIDSGMYQEAGPLFDKYASDTWKKAMEQDPNVWNQYSRDGKRMGIPVLDYAYNNDYLLWIRQDWLDKLNLEAPKTIDELEKVMDAFKNQNPDGLAPDKVTPLSIGFKTSMNTWMGDPSWIFGAYGTLPFQWNVAEDGKLEYGSINPGMKQGLTKLSEWLKKGYIPQEAALWDENKTAEPAVAGTAGIIPGPYWMSGWPLLDTVKNVPSAVWKPIEIPTGPEGKAMRHGTQFVNGVILIKKDMEHPEAFFTYENYLFDNYADPAPGSPYDNGLFAKYDYQLDANGKQMPIDQIEGGYVNVVRYLLVRDGARIPDAQMKALMNLADGKEPETKLEKDVAVNYGPETPAAAKVLLSQEEISFKNMFTGPTTATMKSKLDYLNKIENQAFNEIIYGKNPVDAFDTFVQTWKSGGGDQITQEVNEWYDSVKK, from the coding sequence ATGATTGAAGGGGGAACAACATTGAGAGCGAAATCCACGAAAAAGAGATTACTGTCGCTTCTCGCAACGGCGGTGTGTCTGACCGGCGTCCTTGCAGGCTGTACAGGAGGAAATAGCGGAGGAGATAGCGAGGCATCAAGTGCGCCAGCTGTTGAAAACGAATACAAAGAAAAATATGATCCTGCAGTAACCATTACAACGGCATGGGGAATTGATCCTGAACTAAAATTCAAAAATGGCGAATCAATGGAAAATAACGTGGCAACCAAATGGGCCAAAGACAAATTTGGAATTGAAATCAAATCCTTATGGTCTGTTACGGATACGAACAACGCATTCGCGACAAAACTTCGTCTTGCGATGTCTTCCGGTCAGGAGATGCCTGATGTGGTAACGGTAGGGGACAACCTGCTTGCACAGGATCTGATTGATTCCGGCATGTATCAGGAAGCGGGTCCACTTTTCGACAAATATGCTTCCGACACTTGGAAAAAAGCGATGGAGCAGGATCCCAATGTATGGAACCAGTATAGCCGTGACGGCAAAAGAATGGGTATTCCCGTACTTGACTATGCGTACAACAATGATTATCTGCTGTGGATTCGCCAGGACTGGCTGGACAAGCTGAATCTGGAGGCGCCAAAAACAATCGATGAACTGGAAAAAGTCATGGATGCGTTCAAAAATCAAAATCCTGATGGATTAGCTCCAGACAAGGTTACTCCACTGAGCATCGGTTTCAAAACATCCATGAACACATGGATGGGTGATCCATCCTGGATCTTTGGTGCATACGGAACACTGCCATTCCAATGGAATGTAGCTGAAGATGGCAAGCTGGAGTATGGTTCCATTAACCCTGGCATGAAGCAAGGTCTGACCAAATTAAGCGAATGGCTCAAAAAAGGATATATCCCGCAGGAAGCGGCATTGTGGGATGAGAACAAAACAGCAGAGCCAGCAGTCGCAGGTACAGCCGGTATTATCCCAGGTCCATACTGGATGAGCGGATGGCCGCTTCTGGATACGGTGAAAAATGTGCCAAGTGCCGTTTGGAAACCGATTGAAATCCCGACTGGCCCAGAAGGCAAAGCGATGCGCCACGGTACACAGTTTGTTAACGGTGTCATTCTGATCAAGAAAGACATGGAGCACCCTGAAGCATTCTTCACGTATGAGAACTACCTTTTTGACAATTATGCAGATCCGGCACCGGGTAGCCCGTATGATAATGGCCTGTTTGCTAAGTATGACTATCAATTGGATGCCAATGGCAAACAAATGCCGATTGACCAAATCGAAGGCGGCTATGTGAACGTTGTACGTTATTTGCTCGTTCGTGACGGCGCTCGTATTCCGGATGCTCAGATGAAAGCCTTAATGAATCTGGCGGATGGCAAAGAGCCTGAGACGAAGCTTGAGAAGGATGTAGCCGTAAACTATGGGCCAGAAACCCCTGCTGCTGCAAAAGTATTGCTCAGTCAGGAAGAAATCTCGTTCAAAAACATGTTTACCGGTCCAACGACTGCAACGATGAAATCTAAGCTCGACTACCTGAACAAAATTGAGAATCAAGCATTCAACGAAATTATTTATGGCAAAAATCCGGTTGATGCGTTCGATACATTTGTACAAACGTGGAAATCGGGTGGCGGCGACCAAATTACACAAGAGGTCAACGAATGGTATGACAGTGTGAAAAAATAA
- a CDS encoding ABC transporter permease: MRTLKRTWPFHVMLLPAIIFLIIFSYVPMGGIVMAFQNYKPWLGISGSEWVGLDNFRYLFEREDSLQVIWNTLIIAVLKLIFNLFVPFVFAILLNEVRKMAIQRTIQTLVYLPHFLSWVILGGILIDLLSTGGLVNRVLGTFGLGPYFFLGDNSWFRPTIILTDVWKEFGYNMIVFLAALAGINPALYEAAEIDGAGRWKQTLHITIPSLVPMLMVVGTLALGNVLNAGFDQIFNLYNPLVYQTGDIIDTFVYRSALENGEMGFATAIGLFKSVISMVLILVSYSLAKKYAGYRIF; encoded by the coding sequence ATGAGAACTTTAAAACGAACTTGGCCATTTCACGTAATGCTGCTGCCAGCCATCATCTTTTTGATCATATTCAGTTATGTGCCTATGGGCGGAATTGTTATGGCATTTCAGAACTACAAACCATGGCTCGGCATCAGCGGCTCGGAGTGGGTCGGGCTAGATAATTTTAGATATTTGTTTGAACGCGAGGACAGCCTGCAAGTCATTTGGAATACACTGATTATTGCTGTGCTCAAACTCATCTTTAACTTGTTTGTCCCGTTTGTGTTCGCGATTCTGCTCAATGAGGTTCGCAAGATGGCGATCCAGCGAACGATCCAAACCTTGGTATATCTGCCTCACTTCTTGTCTTGGGTTATCCTGGGCGGGATTCTGATTGATCTGTTATCCACCGGGGGACTGGTGAACCGGGTACTGGGGACATTCGGACTTGGGCCATATTTCTTCCTTGGAGATAACAGCTGGTTTCGACCGACGATCATTCTGACGGATGTGTGGAAGGAATTCGGCTATAACATGATTGTTTTCTTGGCTGCTCTTGCCGGCATTAACCCGGCGCTGTATGAAGCAGCAGAGATTGACGGAGCGGGTCGTTGGAAGCAGACGCTGCATATTACCATCCCGTCTCTTGTACCGATGCTGATGGTGGTTGGGACACTGGCACTGGGTAACGTACTTAACGCCGGGTTCGATCAGATTTTCAATCTGTACAACCCGCTTGTATATCAAACGGGCGACATTATTGATACATTCGTTTATCGCTCGGCGCTGGAAAATGGAGAGATGGGCTTCGCGACTGCCATTGGATTATTTAAATCGGTTATCAGCATGGTCTTGATCCTTGTGTCATACAGCTTAGCCAAGAAATACGCCGGATATCGCATATTCTAA
- a CDS encoding carbohydrate ABC transporter permease, protein MYHKSTPYRVFNVINICFLILVAIMCIVPMIHVLAVSFSNKAAADANLVSLWPVGFSLEAYKKTMNNPIFLNSLWISLLRTVIGTGITLLITFLAAYPLSKENNEFKGRTVYSWIFVFSMIFNGGLVPFYMVIQKIGLMDSFWVLVLPGAVNTFLVILMLNFFRGIPKELEEAALMDGANHFRTLFSIFLPISMPSIATIALFSMVFHWNSWFDGLLYMNNAKDYPLATFMQTVIIKRDMSTMAMNPKEMETISQTTVRAAQIFIGSAPILIVYPFLQRFFVKGMTLGSVKG, encoded by the coding sequence ATGTATCATAAATCAACGCCTTATCGCGTGTTCAATGTCATCAATATTTGTTTTCTCATTTTGGTTGCCATTATGTGTATTGTACCGATGATTCACGTTCTGGCTGTATCCTTCAGTAACAAGGCTGCCGCAGATGCCAACCTCGTCAGCCTCTGGCCGGTAGGGTTCTCACTTGAAGCATACAAAAAAACGATGAATAATCCGATTTTCCTAAATTCTCTCTGGATTTCCTTGCTGCGGACAGTCATTGGTACGGGAATTACGTTGCTGATTACCTTTTTGGCGGCGTACCCGTTGTCGAAAGAAAATAATGAATTTAAAGGAAGAACCGTCTATTCATGGATTTTTGTTTTTAGTATGATCTTCAATGGGGGTCTCGTTCCCTTCTATATGGTCATCCAGAAGATCGGTCTGATGGATTCTTTCTGGGTGCTGGTGCTTCCTGGAGCTGTTAATACCTTCCTCGTTATTCTGATGCTAAACTTTTTCCGAGGCATTCCGAAAGAGCTTGAGGAAGCGGCGCTGATGGATGGTGCCAATCACTTCAGAACGTTGTTCAGTATCTTCCTGCCGATTTCCATGCCATCGATCGCCACGATTGCGTTGTTCAGCATGGTATTTCATTGGAACTCATGGTTTGACGGATTGCTCTACATGAACAATGCCAAGGATTATCCGCTGGCCACTTTCATGCAGACCGTAATTATCAAACGTGATATGAGTACGATGGCCATGAACCCGAAAGAGATGGAAACCATTTCTCAAACCACAGTAAGAGCGGCACAAATTTTTATCGGAAGTGCGCCAATCCTCATTGTGTATCCATTCCTGCAGCGCTTCTTTGTCAAAGGTATGACCTTGGGCTCGGTTAAAGGCTGA